TAGGTCTTCACGGCCGTCCTAGGGGGATCCTGAGGGGGTCTGTTTCCGGACATTGAAATGCTGCCGGATTCCGCGTCATCACACGGTCCGGCACGCGCACTTTACTACCGCCGAGGCCCCTCCACATGCCGGCGGAACAGCCTTCACTCCAGTGTTTCGAAAGTCGAAACATGCCTTGCGTTCGGCCTCCTGGGTGAGCGGGGCACGGGCGGCGGGACCTCCGGACGGGAGAGCCTGCTTCCGCGCCGCCGGCTTTCGCAGGTGGGAGGCTTGCGGACGGGTCCGGAGCCCGCCCGGGCAGGGGGCGGTCGCGCGAACCGCGACGCGGCCGCCACGGCCGCCCGGACGCCCTGGCGGGGGCGGTAATTCACTCGTTCACCGGTTCCGCTCCGGGGCGGTCGCCGTGCGCGCGGCGGTCATGACCTCCCCACGCCGCCCCGGGCCCGGACAGGGAGCGGCTCGGCCCTCTCCGCGCACCCCGCGCGGAAGTGGCCGAACCCCGTCGCGGCGGCCCTCGGAGGGGCCGGGACGCTCTTGCCCGGCCCCTCCCTCCCACCTACTCTCGTGGCCCCGGGCGGGTCAGGCGTGACGGCCGGCCGGGTCATACGACAACTGCAGACGGAGGCGACCATGACGGCGTTGCCCGAGCCGCTGAGATCCATGGTCTTCAGGAACGACGACCTGCCGGACCTGTTCCATCACACGGACGCGGTCGCCGTGGCCCGCCAGCGCGAGGCCGTGAACACCACACGGGTGCAGCTGGCGCTGCTCGTGGCCGGCACGGTACCCGCGGCGCTGCCCTGGCACACCGACGACGGGCCCGCGGCCCGGGCGCTGTACGGCGCGGCGGTGCTGGCCTATCTGGGCGTGCTCTTCACGACCTTCCTCGCCTCCCAGCGCAAAGCAAAGTCGCATTGGCAACTCAACCGATCCGCAGCGGAGTTCATCAAATCGAACTGCTGGCGCTACGCGGTGCACGGCGCCCCGTTCGACAGCGCGTCCGAGCATCCGGAGGCGCTGTTCGCCAATCGGCTGGAGGACGGACTCCAGGAGCTGCGGAAGGTGGGCTGGGCCGATCCGCGCGAGGAAATGCCGGATTCCGGCGGACTCATCACGGAGTCCATGCGCGCGTTGCGGAACAAGGCGTACACGGTCCGCAAGGAGACGTATGTACGGGACCGGCTCATCGAACAGCGCCGTTGGTACCGCCGACGTCAGCAGGCCTCCCGGCGCGGGGCGCTCATGTGGTCGGGCGCCATTGTCGCGCTGACGCTCCCTGCGCTGGCGCTGAGCGTACTGCAGACCTTCGGGGTGGGCCGGTCGTTCGGTCTAACGGGGGCCCTGTCCGCGGCGGCGGCGGCCTGTCTCGCCTGGAACGAGATGCGCCGGCACCATCCGCTGATCTCGGCGCACTCGCTGGTGGAACAGGACCTGGAGTCGATGCAGGCCGCCATGGAGACCACCCTCACCGAACGGCACTGGCCGACGGCGGTGTTCGAGACCGAGCGGATCGTCTCGCCCGAGCACACCGACTGGCTGGTCAGACACCGGGTGTGACCCTCTTCCCCACCCCGGCTCGGGTCAGCCGCGCAGCACCCCGTCGCGCCAGATCACGGTGACCGGGCGGCCCAGGGTGCGGGCGTACGTCACGATGTCGCCCGTACCGCCGAGGCCCCGGGCGGGGAGGCCGTCCCAGACCGCGAGCAGCCGGTCGCAGTGGTCGGCGATGTAGGCGCCCGCCGCGTAGTACGCCTCGTCGGTGGAGTGCGGGAAGTCGAGCCGGACCTCCCGTGCCGCGCGCGCCTTGAGCGTCCGGTAGCGGGCGAGGTCGGCGGCGTTGTCGAAGCAGGCTTCGTAGTCGCCGCTGGGGATCACGGCGGTCAGTTCGGCGCCGCAGGTGAGGGCGAGGTCGGCGAAGAGCTGGTCGGCGCCGACGGCCAGGCTGGAGAGGGCCTGGCCGGGGCGGTCGGGGCCGCAGAGAGCGGCCCGCATTCCGGCGAGCACATGGGCCTGCGCCTCGACGGGGATGGAGCGGTGACCGGTCACTCCGATGCGATACACGGACCTGCTACCCCCTGATGCCAGCGGAGCGCGCCCCGGGGGCGCCCCGCCCCCTGCCGCCCCGTCACGACGATCCGTCGTGGCGACATCCTCTCAAGAGCCCCCCGGCGAGCGGGAGCCCCCGTCCGGAACTCCGGACGGGGGCACGTATGTACGGACAGCTCCGTACCTGATCGGCGGGACCGGTCAGTACACGCTGACGCCGTACGCGTTCAGGGCTTCCACGACCGGCTGGAAGAAGGTCGTGCCGCCGGAGGAGCAGTTGCCGCTGCCGCCGGAGGTGAGACCGATCGCCCGGGTGCCGGAGTAGAGCGGGCCGCCGGAGTCGCCGGGCTCGGCGCACACGTTGGTGCGGATCATGCCGTAGACGACGTCGCCGCCGCCGTAGTTGACCGTGGCGTTGAGTCCGGTGACCGAACCGCTGTGGGTGCCGGTGGTGGAGCCCCGGCGGGTGACGGCCATGCCGACGGTGGCGTTGGCGGCGCTGGTGATGTCCTGGCCGCCGACCGTGCCGTCCTTCGGGATCGTGGTGTTCGTGTAGCGCACGATGCCGTAGTCGTTGTTCGGGAAGCTGGACCCGGAGGTCGTCCCGAGCACGGTGGTGCGGGCGGAGTTGGCGTACCAGGTGGTCGCACCGTCGGTGCAGTGACCGGCGGTCAGGAAGTAATAGGTGCTGCCGCTGCGGACGTTGAAGCCCAGCGAGCAGCGGCCGGTGCCCGAGTAGATCGCGTCGCCGCCGGAGATCAGCTTGGTGAACGTGCCGGGGGTGCGTTCGATGCGCAGCGCGTCGGCGTTGGCGCCCGCCGACTTCTTGATCGTGTTGATCTCCGCCTGGGTGACCGTGCTGTCCACGGTGACGACGAGGCGTTTGGTCTGCGGGTCGATGTTCCAGGCGGTGCCCGCGATGTCGGCGCCGAGCACGGCGTCGCTCGCCGCGGTCAGCTGGTTGGCGCTGAACGTCCGGGGGGTTTCCGCGTTGGCGGTGGGGATGGCCATCGCCGCGACGGCGGCGAGCCCCGCGAGGACGGCCGTGGTACGGACGCGTCTCGCGGCGTTGGAGCGGTTGTTGGTGCGCTTGATCCTCACGTCGGGTTCCTCCGAGGGGAATCGGGGGCCCTCCTGTGGGGTGGCGGGCCCGTGAGGCGCAGTCGGGGGCCTGTCCGGATTCCGGAGTTGCCGTGCCCCTGACAATCGCTGACCGGAGTATCGAGGGGCCCGGACGGGAGGCGCAAGAATGCCTTTCGGCCACGCGGGTCCCGCACGTCTCCGGCCCCGGGAGCCGTGGGGCTGCCGGGGCCGGAAGAGGTGTCACGCGGGTCAGGCGTCGATCCGGTTCCGCTCCCCCGCCGGGACCGCCACGGTGAGCGTGTTGCCGGGGGGCGGGAAGGGGCAGATGAAGTGATCGGCGAACGCGCACGGCGGCAGCAGCGCGCGGTTGAAGTCGACGCTCACGCTGGAGTCGGCGGCAGGCGCCCCGGGCCGCAGGAAACGGAAGCGGTAGCTACTGTTCCCGCTGGTCACATCGGCGAAGACGGCCCACAGCGAGCCGTCGGGCTCGACCGCGACCTGGAGCGTGTGCTCCTGTCCTTCCACCGTGAAGGCGATCTCCCCGCCGAGCCCGAGACCGCGCTCGACCCCGTCCGCGTTGGCCACCCGTACGGTCCGGTCGGCGTACGGGCGGAAGGTCCCGGACAGCGTCCAGCGGGGGTCGTACGGGGTGGCCTCGATGGTCGAGAAGGCGTGCCGGGCCGGTGATCCCGGGTCGAAGTCCCGTACCGCCCACAGCCCTTCGCGACGGAGGACCACCAGCCGCCGCTCCCCCTGCGCGACCCGGGAGTCGTCGACGGGTCCGCGGTCCGCGCCGAGCCGGACCTCGCCGGTCAGGGGCTTGCCGTCGACGACGACGCCGTCCTCGGCGGCGGCTGTGAGGACCACTTCGTCGCCGTCCTCGCGCCAGAGACCGGGGACGGCCGGAATTCGCCCTTCCGGGTAGTCGGAGAGCCAGTGGGTCCCGGTCAGGGAGAGGGGGCCGTACGGGGCGGCGACGGCGAGGACGCGCCCTTCGTGCCACCGCTGCCAGTCCCGCGCGGCGTCCGGCCCGCCGCCGCCCTGTTCCTGCTGCTGTGCGTCCGTGCTCATGCGGTCAACCTTTCCATACCGGCTCGGGGAGGCCGAGGTGCGACCGCAGCGTGGAGCCGGTGTATTCGGAGCGGAACGCACCGCTCTCCTGGAGGAGCGGGACGACCCGGTCGACGACGTCGTCCAGGCCGCCGGGGGTGAGATGGGGGACGAGGATGAAGCCGTCGGCGGCCCGTTCGTCGACGAAGGCCGTCAGCTCCGCCGCGACGGTGCGGGGTGAACCGATGAACGACTGCCGAGTGGTCGTCTCGATGACGGTCCCCCGCAGGGAGAGCCCCTTGGCCTCGGCGAGCGCGCGCCAGCGGGCGACGATCGCGAAGGGGTCGCCGTGCCGGACCCGGCCCTGGGTGATCTCGGAGTCGGGGACCGGGTCGATGCCGGGCAGCGGCCCGTCGGGGTCGTAGGCGGAGAGGTCGGTGCCCCAGATCTGCTCGGCGGCGAGAATGGCGTTCTGCGGGGAGACCTGCTGGCGGCGGATCTCGGCGGCCTTCTCCTGGGCCTCGGCGTCGCTGTCGCCGACGACCACGGTGACCCCGGGCATGATCTTGAGGCTGTCGGCCTCCCTGCCGTACGCCGCGAGCCGGCCCTTGACGTCGGCGTAGAAGTCCCGGCCCGCCTCCAGGGTGCCGTGCCGGGTGAAGATGATGTCGGCGGTGGACGCGGCGAACTCCCGGCCCTCGCCGGAGTCCCCGGCCTGGATCACGACCGGGTGGCCCTGCGGCGAGCGCGGGACGGTGAACTCCCCGGAGACCGTGAACTGCGGCCCCTCGTGGGCGAACGGCCGCGAGACGCCCTCGGGCGTCCAGGAGTCCCACAGTTCGCGGGCGGTGGCGACGAACTCGGCGGCCCGGGTGTACCGGTCGGTCCGGTCCAGATAGCCGCCCCGGCGGAAGTTCTCCCCGGTGAAGGCGTCGGACGAGGTCACCACGTTCCAGGCGGCACGGCCAGCGCTGAGGTGGTCGAGGGTGGCGATCCGGCGGGCCAGCTCGTACGGCTCGTTGAAGGTGGCGTTCACGGTCGCGGCGAGGCCGAGCCGGTCGGTGACGGCGGCCAGGGCGTTCAGCACGGTCAGCGATTCGGGCCGGCCGACCACGTCGAGGTCGTGGATGCGGCCGTTGTGCTCGCGCAGCCGCAGCCCCTCGGCGAGGAAGAAGAAGTCGAACTTCCCGCGCTCCGCCGTTCTCGCCAGCTGCTCGAAGGAGGAGAAGTCGATCTGGCTGCGGGAGCGCGGATCGGCCCACACCGTGGTGTTGTTGACGCCCGGGAAGTGGGCGGCGAGATGCATCGGACGGGGCACGGTCAGGCCTCCTTCGCGGCGTACCGGCCGACGGGGCGTACGAGCCCGAGGTGTTCGCGCAGAGTGCCGCCGGGGTGGAAGGTGCGGAAGAGGCTGCGGTGCTGGAGGAGGGCCACGGTGCCGTTGACGATCCTTTCGAGGTCGCGTTCGGGGGTGATGGGCGTGAGGTGGAAGCCGTCGGCCGCGCCCGATCGGTGCCACTGGGCGATGAGGTCGGCGAGATCGACCGGACCGCCCCGGAAGTAGGTGCCGCCTCCGGCGAGCTGCGGTCCGCTCTCCAGACCGGGCTCCGGGGCGGTCTCCACATCGCCGAGGTCGACGGTGAGCGCGACCAGGACGCGCAGGGACCCGGCATCGCGCCCGTGGGCGGCGGCCTTGCGGAGCACCTCCTCACGGACGGCGGCCGCCTGCTCGGGGGTGGTGGCCCGGATGTGGGCGACGTCGGCGTGCCGGGCGGCCGCCTCGCGGGCCGGGGCGGTGGTGGCGTCGATGACGATGACCGGGCGCCCCTGCGGTGGTCGCGGCACGATCGCGGGGCCCTTCACCGTGAAGGTGGAGCCCTCGAAGTCGACGTAGTGCAGCTTGTCCCGGTCGATGAAGCGGCCGGTGGCGGCGTCCCGGATCTCGGCGTCGTCCTCCCAGCTGTCCCAGAGCCGTCCGGAGACGTCGGCGACCTCCCCGGCCTCCTGCCAGAGCGCGGCGGGGGGCGCGGCGGGACGTCTGCCGAAGAGCCGGGCCTCCGCCTCGGTGGTGGAGACGTCGGCCTGCCAGCCGGCGCGGCCCCGGCTCACCCAGTCCAGGGTGGCGACGGCCGAGGAGACGTGGAAGGGCTCGGTGTGGGTGGTGGTGACGGTCGGGACGAGGCCGACGCGGTCGGTGGCGGGGGCGACGCGGGCGAGGACGGCGAGCGCGTCGAGCCCGGGGCGGGCGAAGGAGTCGCCGAGGGTGACGTAGTCGAGGGCGCCGTCCTCGGCGAGCCCCGCCAGCCGGAGGTAGTGGCCGGCGTCGTAGTGCGGCGGGCCGCCGATCTCGGCGGCCAGATGGAGGGATGTACGGGCGGACATATCGGGGACCTCTCGGGTCTGCGGTCGGTCGGGGGCCTCGCGGGGTCGTCGTGGCCGGGCCGGACGGAACCCGGCCACGACGACGTCCTCACGGCCGGGGCGTCAGCTCCTGGTCTTGGGCAGGCCGGGCGGGTTGATCTCCGACTTCTCCACGGCCTCGCCGCTCAGCCCCCAGCGCTCGAGGACCTTGCCGTAGGAGCCGTCCTGCACGATGTGGTCGATCGCGGCGGCGTACGCCTTCACCAGACCGCTGTCCTTCTTGGTGGTGGCGGCGATCTTGCCCTGGAGGTCGCCACCCGCGCCGGAGAGCTGGCCGATGATCTCGGACTGGCCGGCCGTGGCGACGTGGTAGGCGGCGGTGGGGCTCGGGCCGAGGTGGGCGTCGATACGGCCGGACTGGAGGGCCAGGTAGTAGTCGGTGTCCTTCTGGAAGTACTTGATGTCCACCGGCTTGCGCCCGGCCTTGACGTTCTCCTCGCTCCACTCGACGAGGATCTTCTCCTGGTTGGTGCCGGAGGAGACCGAGATCGTCTTCCCGGCGACGTCGGCGGGCTCCTTCACCGTCCAGCCGGAGCCCTTCTTGGCCTCGAAGGCGATGTTGTCGAGCCGGTAGGTGGCGAAGTCGTACTTCTCCTTGCGTTCCTCGGTCACGGTGACGTTGGACAGGACGGCGTCGAACTTGGTGCTGTCCAGGCCGACGAAGAGGTTCTCCCAGGAGACCTCCTCGAACTGCGGTTTCAGACCGAGGGTGTCGGCGACGAGGGTGGCGATGTCGATCTCGGACCCGATCCGGGTCTGGTCGTCGGTGGCGTAGAAGCCGAGCGGCGGCGAGGCCTCGGCGCTGGCCCCGATCCGCAGCGTGCCGCGCTTGCGGATCGCCTCGGGGACGAGATCGGCGGCGGCCGCCACCTTCTTGCCTCTGATCCGGTCCTGGTCGGGCCCGATGTTGACCCCGGCGTCCTGGTGGTTCTTCGGGGCCGCCAGATCGGTTGCGGGGTCGGAGGCGCCGCAGGCGGTGAGCAGACCGGTGGCAGTGAGGGTGGCGAGAGCGAGGATGACGCTGCGGCGGACGGACACGTACGTGCTCCTAGCGTGGAAAACGCGGAAAGCCTGGAAAGGAGAGGAGAGGCGGGGCGGGGCGGGGCGGTTCAGAAGACCTTGGAGAGGAACGCGCGGGTGCGCTCCTGGGCGGGGTGGTCGAGTACGTCGGCGGGCGGGCCCTGTTCGACGATGCGGCCCTCGTCCATGAACACGACGGTGTCGGCGACCTCGCGGGCGAAGCCGATCTCATGGGTGACGACGATCATGGTGGTGCCGCCGTGGGCCAGGTCCTTCATGACGTCGAGGACCTCGCCGACGAGTTCGGGGTCGAGCGCGGAGGTCGGCTCGTCGAAGAGCAGCAGCCGGGGTTCCAGGGCCAGGGCGCGGGCGATGGCGACGCGCTGCTGCTGACCGCCGGAGAGCTGTGCGGGGTAGGACGTCGCCTTGTCGGCGAGGCCGACGCGTTCGAGCAGCTTCTCCGCCGCCGCCACGGCCGCCTTGCGGGGGCGGCCCAGCGCCGAGATCGGCGCCTCGATGATGTTCTCCAGGACGGTGAGGTGCGGGAAGAGATTGAAGTTCTGGAAGACGAAGCCGATCTTGGTGCGCTGGCGCAGCACCTCGCGTTCGCGCAGTTCGTGGAGCTTGTTGCCGTCCCTGCGGTAGCCGACCAGGGTGCCGTCCACGCTGATCCAGCCCTGGTCGACCTTCTCCAGGTGGTTGATGGTGCGCAGCAGGGTGGACTTGCCGGAGCCGGAAGGGCCGAGGACGACGGTGACCCCGCCGGGGCGGACCGACAGGTCGATCCCGCGGAGCACCTCCAGGGAGCCGAACTTCTTGTGCACGGAGCGGATCTCGACCATGGCATCGCTGGGTGTGCTCATCGCACGGCCCCCTTGGCGTAGTGACGTTCGACGTAGTACTGGAGGACGGAGAGCACGGTGGTGAGGAGGATGTACCAGACGGTGGCGACCATCAGCAGCGGCACCACCCGGCCGTTGCGGCCGTAGACCACCTGCACCTGGTAGAAGAGTTCGCCGATCGCCATGACGGAGACGATCGAGGTGCCCTTGAACAGCGAGATGATCTCGTTGGCCGCGTTGGGCAGGATCGAGCGCATGGCCTGCGGGAGGACGATCCGCCGCAGCTGCCGGAACTTGGGGATGCCGAGCGCGGCCGCCGCCTCCGACTGGCCGCTTCCGACGGCCAGCACGCCGCCTCGTACGATCTCCGCCGCGTAGGCCGCCTGGT
This sequence is a window from Streptomyces parvus. Protein-coding genes within it:
- a CDS encoding DUF4231 domain-containing protein, yielding MTALPEPLRSMVFRNDDLPDLFHHTDAVAVARQREAVNTTRVQLALLVAGTVPAALPWHTDDGPAARALYGAAVLAYLGVLFTTFLASQRKAKSHWQLNRSAAEFIKSNCWRYAVHGAPFDSASEHPEALFANRLEDGLQELRKVGWADPREEMPDSGGLITESMRALRNKAYTVRKETYVRDRLIEQRRWYRRRQQASRRGALMWSGAIVALTLPALALSVLQTFGVGRSFGLTGALSAAAAACLAWNEMRRHHPLISAHSLVEQDLESMQAAMETTLTERHWPTAVFETERIVSPEHTDWLVRHRV
- a CDS encoding ABC transporter substrate-binding protein, which produces MSVRRSVILALATLTATGLLTACGASDPATDLAAPKNHQDAGVNIGPDQDRIRGKKVAAAADLVPEAIRKRGTLRIGASAEASPPLGFYATDDQTRIGSEIDIATLVADTLGLKPQFEEVSWENLFVGLDSTKFDAVLSNVTVTEERKEKYDFATYRLDNIAFEAKKGSGWTVKEPADVAGKTISVSSGTNQEKILVEWSEENVKAGRKPVDIKYFQKDTDYYLALQSGRIDAHLGPSPTAAYHVATAGQSEIIGQLSGAGGDLQGKIAATTKKDSGLVKAYAAAIDHIVQDGSYGKVLERWGLSGEAVEKSEINPPGLPKTRS
- a CDS encoding DUF1684 domain-containing protein, yielding MSTDAQQQEQGGGGPDAARDWQRWHEGRVLAVAAPYGPLSLTGTHWLSDYPEGRIPAVPGLWREDGDEVVLTAAAEDGVVVDGKPLTGEVRLGADRGPVDDSRVAQGERRLVVLRREGLWAVRDFDPGSPARHAFSTIEATPYDPRWTLSGTFRPYADRTVRVANADGVERGLGLGGEIAFTVEGQEHTLQVAVEPDGSLWAVFADVTSGNSSYRFRFLRPGAPAADSSVSVDFNRALLPPCAFADHFICPFPPPGNTLTVAVPAGERNRIDA
- a CDS encoding amino acid ABC transporter ATP-binding protein, producing MVEIRSVHKKFGSLEVLRGIDLSVRPGGVTVVLGPSGSGKSTLLRTINHLEKVDQGWISVDGTLVGYRRDGNKLHELREREVLRQRTKIGFVFQNFNLFPHLTVLENIIEAPISALGRPRKAAVAAAEKLLERVGLADKATSYPAQLSGGQQQRVAIARALALEPRLLLFDEPTSALDPELVGEVLDVMKDLAHGGTTMIVVTHEIGFAREVADTVVFMDEGRIVEQGPPADVLDHPAQERTRAFLSKVF
- a CDS encoding S1 family peptidase, which produces MRIKRTNNRSNAARRVRTTAVLAGLAAVAAMAIPTANAETPRTFSANQLTAASDAVLGADIAGTAWNIDPQTKRLVVTVDSTVTQAEINTIKKSAGANADALRIERTPGTFTKLISGGDAIYSGTGRCSLGFNVRSGSTYYFLTAGHCTDGATTWYANSARTTVLGTTSGSSFPNNDYGIVRYTNTTIPKDGTVGGQDITSAANATVGMAVTRRGSTTGTHSGSVTGLNATVNYGGGDVVYGMIRTNVCAEPGDSGGPLYSGTRAIGLTSGGSGNCSSGGTTFFQPVVEALNAYGVSVY
- a CDS encoding LLM class flavin-dependent oxidoreductase, whose product is MSARTSLHLAAEIGGPPHYDAGHYLRLAGLAEDGALDYVTLGDSFARPGLDALAVLARVAPATDRVGLVPTVTTTHTEPFHVSSAVATLDWVSRGRAGWQADVSTTEAEARLFGRRPAAPPAALWQEAGEVADVSGRLWDSWEDDAEIRDAATGRFIDRDKLHYVDFEGSTFTVKGPAIVPRPPQGRPVIVIDATTAPAREAAARHADVAHIRATTPEQAAAVREEVLRKAAAHGRDAGSLRVLVALTVDLGDVETAPEPGLESGPQLAGGGTYFRGGPVDLADLIAQWHRSGAADGFHLTPITPERDLERIVNGTVALLQHRSLFRTFHPGGTLREHLGLVRPVGRYAAKEA
- a CDS encoding NtaA/DmoA family FMN-dependent monooxygenase (This protein belongs to a clade of FMN-dependent monooxygenases, within a broader family of flavin-dependent oxidoreductases, the luciferase-like monooxygenase (LMM) family, some of whose members use coenzyme F420 rather than FMN.), yielding MHLAAHFPGVNNTTVWADPRSRSQIDFSSFEQLARTAERGKFDFFFLAEGLRLREHNGRIHDLDVVGRPESLTVLNALAAVTDRLGLAATVNATFNEPYELARRIATLDHLSAGRAAWNVVTSSDAFTGENFRRGGYLDRTDRYTRAAEFVATARELWDSWTPEGVSRPFAHEGPQFTVSGEFTVPRSPQGHPVVIQAGDSGEGREFAASTADIIFTRHGTLEAGRDFYADVKGRLAAYGREADSLKIMPGVTVVVGDSDAEAQEKAAEIRRQQVSPQNAILAAEQIWGTDLSAYDPDGPLPGIDPVPDSEITQGRVRHGDPFAIVARWRALAEAKGLSLRGTVIETTTRQSFIGSPRTVAAELTAFVDERAADGFILVPHLTPGGLDDVVDRVVPLLQESGAFRSEYTGSTLRSHLGLPEPVWKG